Proteins encoded by one window of Haliotis asinina isolate JCU_RB_2024 chromosome 6, JCU_Hal_asi_v2, whole genome shotgun sequence:
- the LOC137287664 gene encoding uncharacterized protein, translating into MFQSQHYFEGYCSTPSFVRERSVNRSLTLLQMTQHVRDRNQRLATPDKAAVMDLSSSFEKRRLGKQQQILSDIATRCREQEINDLSSEIAEKMVLREGAQEPEVSTYMTNYMAKKERTIEDLSGRDDIKTPRKEVRKVKGNMHRGYKSFPARKIIKHPRNEFQKASLPKVRIAYIKGMPRAVPNSRTRLVETQPINGPIQLEHYIQPKLDPLAPLIRDTSSLDSEYQNRIDSYFSTARISLGARSKTMWETGSGLSGPSYMSHKSAKRIKPVKSMLSEFDPASDTDSPGPPVSQLSKITQ; encoded by the coding sequence ATGTTCCAATCGCAGCATTATTTCGAGGGATACTGTTCCACGCCTTCTTTCGTGAGGGAAAGGTCAGTAAACAGGAGTTTGACTTTGCTTCAAATGACCCAGCATGTGCGGGACAGAAACCAAAGACTTGCCACTCCGGACAAAGCAGCTGTGATGGACCTGTCCTCCAGTTTTGAGAAAAGACGTTTAGGTAAACAGCAACAAATTCTCTCAGACATTGCTACCAGATGTCGTGAACAGGAAATCAACGATCTGTCCAGTGAGATAGCCGAGAAGATGGTTCTACGGGAAGGAGCTCAGGAACCGGAAGTGTCGACATATATGACAAACTACATGGCGAAAAAAGAAAGAACGATAGAAGACCTATCTGGAAGGGACGACATCAAAACCCCTCGGAAGGAAGTCAGGAAAGTTAAAGGTAACATGCACAGAGGCTACAAATCATTTCCTGCCAGGAAGATAATCAAGCATCCCAGAAACGAGTTTCAAAAAGCATCGCTCCCAAAAGTGAGGATAGCTTATATCAAAGGCATGCCCCGAGCGGTGCCCAACAGCAGAACCAGGCTTGTAGAGACACAGCCAATCAATGGCCCAATACAACTGGAACACTACATCCAACCCAAACTGGACCCCCTGGCTCCTCTCATCCGGGACACTTCAAGTCTTGACAGTGAATACCAGAACCGGATTGATTCCTATTTTTCAACCGCTCGCATCAGTCTAGGAGCGAGATCAAAGACGATGTGGGAAACCGGATCCGGTTTGAGTGGACCGAGTTACATGAGTCACAAAAGCGCAAAGCGTATCAAACCGGTTAAGTCGATGCTATCTGAGTTTGATCCTGCTAGTGATACCGACTCGCCGGGGCCGCCAGTCAGTCAGCTCAGCAAAATCACCCAGTAG